In the Marinobacter arenosus genome, CCATGGCGCAAGCCGTCGCGGACCTGCGGGACAAAGTGTCCACCATCCAGCAAGGCGGCGGCCCCTCCTACCAGGAGCGCCACGTTGCCCGTGGCAAGCTGCTGCCAAGAGAGCGGATCAACCGCCTGCTGGACGACGGTTCCCCCTTCCTGGAAATCGGCCAGTTTGCCGCCTACAACGTCTACGGCGAAGAAGTCCCGGCCGCAGGCGTGATTGCCGGCGTGGGCCGGGTCTCCGGCACCGAGTGCATGATCATCGCCAACGACGCCACCGTTAAAGGCGGCAGTTACTACCCGCTGACCGTGAAAAAGCACCTGCGGGCCCAGGAAATTGCCCTGGAAAACCGTCTCCCGTGCATCTACCTGGTGGACTCCGGCGGCGCCAACCTGCCCCGCCAGGACGAAGTCTTCCCGGACCGGGACCACTTCGGCCGCATCTTCTACAATCAGGCGCGCATGTCCGCCGACGACATCCCGCAGATCGCGGTGGTGATGGGCCTGTGTACCGCCGGTGGCGCCTACGTGCCGGCCATGGCCGACGAATCCATCATCGTCCGCAACCAGGGCACCATCTTCCTGGCCGGCCCGCCGCTGGTTAAAGCGGCCACCGGCGAAGTGGTCAGCGCCGAAGACCTCGGTGGTGCCGACGTGCACTGCAAAATCTCCGGTGTTGCCGACCACTACGCGGAAAACGACGCCCACGCCCTGGAAATCGCCCGGCGCAGCATCTCCAATTTGAACCGCCGCAAGCCGGCCGAGGTGGAGATCCGCAAGCCCAGGGCACCGCTGTATGACGCGGAAGAGATCTACGGCATTGTCGGCACTGACCTGCGCAAACAGTTTGACGTGCGTGACGTAATTGCCCGCATTGTCGACGGTTCCGAATTTGACGAGTTCAAACGCTACTACGGCCAGACCCTGGTGACCGGCTTTGCCCACATCCACGGCTACCCGGTCGGGATCATTGCCAACAACGGCATCCTGTTCAGTGAAGCCGCCCAGAAAGGCGCGCACTTCATCGAGCTGTGCTGCCAGCGCAACATCCCGCTGCTGTTCCTGCAGAACATCACCGGCTTCATGGTCGGCCAGAAATACGAGGCCGAAGGCATCGCCAAACACGGCGCCAAGATGGTCATGGCCGTGGCCTGCGCAGAAGTGCCAAAAATCACAGTATTGATCGGCGGCTCTTTTGGCGCGGGCAACTACGGCATGTGTGGCCGAGCCTACAGCCCGGACTTCCTGTGGATGTGGCCGAACGCGCGCATCTCGGTGATGGGCGGTGAACAGGCCGCCGGCGTGCTGGCCCAGGTCAAACGCGAGGGCATGGAGCGCAAAGGCGAGGAGTGGAGTGCCGAGGAAGAGGCCGAGTTCAAGCAACCGGTGATCGACAAGTACGAAGAGCAGGGGCATCCCTACTACGCCAGTGCCCGGCTCTGGGACGACGGCGTGATCGACCCGGCCCAGACCCGGGAAGTGGTTGCCCTGAGCCTGTCCGCCACGCTCAACCGACCCGCGAAGCCCACGCGCTTCGGCGTGTTCCGCATGTAATCGGGAGACTATGCCATGACAGAACAAGAAACTGCGGTTCTGCTCAAGCGCCGCGCCGAGGGCATAACCGAAGTGGTGCTGAACCGCCCGGACAAACGCAACGCCTTTGACGACGTGATCATCCAGCAGCTGATCAACGCGCTGACCGACATCAACGACGACGCGAACACCAAGGTGGTGATCCTTCGTTCCGAAGGCAAGCACTTC is a window encoding:
- a CDS encoding carboxyl transferase domain-containing protein produces the protein MTILQSKINPRSDEFQANQEAMAQAVADLRDKVSTIQQGGGPSYQERHVARGKLLPRERINRLLDDGSPFLEIGQFAAYNVYGEEVPAAGVIAGVGRVSGTECMIIANDATVKGGSYYPLTVKKHLRAQEIALENRLPCIYLVDSGGANLPRQDEVFPDRDHFGRIFYNQARMSADDIPQIAVVMGLCTAGGAYVPAMADESIIVRNQGTIFLAGPPLVKAATGEVVSAEDLGGADVHCKISGVADHYAENDAHALEIARRSISNLNRRKPAEVEIRKPRAPLYDAEEIYGIVGTDLRKQFDVRDVIARIVDGSEFDEFKRYYGQTLVTGFAHIHGYPVGIIANNGILFSEAAQKGAHFIELCCQRNIPLLFLQNITGFMVGQKYEAEGIAKHGAKMVMAVACAEVPKITVLIGGSFGAGNYGMCGRAYSPDFLWMWPNARISVMGGEQAAGVLAQVKREGMERKGEEWSAEEEAEFKQPVIDKYEEQGHPYYASARLWDDGVIDPAQTREVVALSLSATLNRPAKPTRFGVFRM